Proteins encoded in a region of the Dorea longicatena genome:
- the rlmH gene encoding 23S rRNA (pseudouridine(1915)-N(3))-methyltransferase RlmH → MKITLITVGKIKEKYLKDAIAEYSKRLSRYCKLEIIEVADEKTPDNASETVEDGIRDKEGERILKYVKDDAYVVTLEIKGKLLTSEELAEKIDKLGIQGTSHIIFIIGGSIGLGKEVLKRSDYALSFSKMTFPHQLMRVILLEQIYRSYRIISHEPYHK, encoded by the coding sequence ATGAAGATAACATTAATCACAGTGGGAAAGATAAAAGAAAAATATTTAAAAGATGCAATCGCAGAATACAGCAAACGTCTAAGCCGCTACTGTAAGCTGGAGATCATCGAGGTGGCAGATGAAAAGACTCCGGATAATGCAAGTGAGACCGTAGAAGATGGTATCCGCGACAAAGAAGGAGAGCGGATTCTCAAATATGTCAAGGACGATGCCTACGTCGTTACACTTGAAATCAAGGGAAAACTTCTGACCTCAGAAGAACTGGCAGAAAAGATTGACAAGCTTGGGATCCAGGGAACCAGTCACATTATATTTATCATCGGCGGCTCGATCGGACTTGGAAAAGAAGTGCTGAAACGCTCGGATTATGCACTAAGTTTTTCAAAGATGACATTTCCACATCAGCTGATGCGGGTGATCCTCCTGGAACAGATCTACAGAAGCTACCGGATCATCAGCCATGAACCATATCATAAGTAA
- a CDS encoding ABC transporter ATP-binding protein yields the protein MKPVEYQNILAVDHLEKGYNYISSKGEKVSCPVLENISFQIEPKEFVGIMGRSGCGKTTLLKVLGMLDKPEKGTVFYKGKDTKEIYGTELAKIRRTELSFIFQDFCLMDSLSIKDNILLPRILDEAEIEESKKICENLTKKFNINKLLNKKPYELSGGEKQRVAICRALINNPQIILADEPTGNLDSNSSEVVMRTLESINGEMGKTILLVTHDPMIASFCKRIIFLKDGQVIENLKRADNKEMFYQEILKRMKNL from the coding sequence ATGAAGCCGGTAGAATATCAAAACATTTTAGCAGTAGATCATTTGGAAAAAGGTTATAATTATATATCGAGTAAGGGGGAAAAAGTGAGTTGTCCTGTATTAGAAAATATTTCTTTTCAGATAGAACCCAAAGAATTTGTTGGTATTATGGGACGTTCAGGATGTGGAAAAACAACATTATTAAAAGTTCTAGGGATGCTTGATAAACCTGAAAAAGGAACGGTGTTTTATAAAGGAAAAGATACAAAAGAAATATATGGAACAGAACTGGCAAAAATCAGACGAACAGAACTTTCTTTTATTTTTCAGGACTTTTGTCTTATGGACAGTTTATCGATAAAAGATAATATTTTGCTTCCACGAATATTAGATGAAGCAGAAATAGAGGAAAGCAAGAAAATTTGTGAAAATCTAACAAAAAAATTTAATATTAATAAATTGCTAAATAAAAAACCATATGAGTTATCTGGTGGAGAAAAACAAAGGGTTGCCATTTGCAGAGCATTAATTAATAATCCTCAAATTATTTTAGCAGACGAACCTACTGGAAATTTGGATTCAAATTCTTCAGAAGTTGTAATGCGTACTTTGGAAAGCATAAATGGAGAAATGGGAAAAACAATTCTTTTGGTAACTCACGATCCTATGATTGCTAGTTTTTGTAAAAGGATTATCTTTTTAAAAGATGGACAAGTAATTGAAAATTTGAAAAGAGCTGATAATAAGGAGATGTTTTATCAAGAGATATTAAAGAGGATGAAAAATTTATAA
- the gltA gene encoding NADPH-dependent glutamate synthase: MADVLKKVPVREQEPKVRATNFEEVCYGYNKEEAMEEATRCLNCKNARCIQGCPVSINIPAFIAQIKDGNIEEAYKVIGQSSALPAICGRVCPQESQCESKCVRGIKGDAVSIGKLERFVADYALENDIKPEKPEKTNGHKVAVIGSGPSGLTCAGDLAKLGYEVTVFEALHELGGVLVYGIPEFRLPKQKVVKKEIEKVKELGVKFETNVVIGKSTTIDQLMEEEDFEAIFIGSGAGLPMFMGIPGETANGVFSANEYLTRSNLMKAFDDSYDTPIAAGKKVAVVGGGNVAMDAARTALRLGAEVHIVYRRSEAELPARVEEVHHAKEEGVQFDLLTNPKEILVDENGWVKGMKVIKMELGEPDASGRRRPIEIPGSEYEIELDTVIMSLGTSPNPLISSTTKGLETNKRKCIVAEEENGQTSKAAVFAGGDAVTGAATVILAMGAGKAGAKGIHEYLSKKNA; the protein is encoded by the coding sequence ATGGCAGATGTATTAAAGAAAGTTCCTGTAAGAGAGCAGGAGCCAAAGGTTCGTGCTACGAATTTTGAAGAAGTATGTTATGGATATAATAAAGAAGAAGCAATGGAAGAGGCAACAAGATGTCTGAACTGTAAGAATGCAAGATGTATCCAGGGATGTCCTGTATCCATCAATATTCCTGCATTCATTGCACAGATCAAAGATGGCAATATTGAAGAAGCTTACAAAGTGATCGGACAGTCATCTGCACTTCCTGCTATCTGTGGACGTGTATGTCCTCAGGAGTCACAGTGCGAGAGCAAATGTGTCCGTGGTATCAAAGGGGATGCAGTATCCATCGGTAAACTCGAAAGATTTGTTGCTGATTATGCACTGGAAAATGATATCAAACCAGAAAAACCAGAGAAGACAAATGGTCATAAAGTGGCAGTCATCGGTTCCGGCCCGTCAGGACTTACCTGTGCCGGAGATCTTGCAAAACTCGGATACGAAGTAACCGTATTCGAAGCACTGCATGAACTCGGCGGCGTTCTGGTATATGGTATTCCTGAATTCCGTCTTCCAAAGCAGAAAGTTGTTAAGAAAGAAATCGAGAAAGTAAAAGAACTTGGCGTTAAATTCGAGACAAACGTTGTTATCGGTAAATCTACAACAATCGACCAGTTAATGGAAGAGGAAGATTTCGAAGCTATATTTATCGGTTCCGGAGCAGGACTTCCAATGTTCATGGGAATCCCTGGCGAGACAGCTAACGGAGTATTCTCAGCAAATGAATACCTGACAAGAAGTAACCTGATGAAGGCATTCGATGATTCTTACGATACACCAATCGCAGCAGGCAAGAAAGTAGCCGTTGTCGGTGGTGGTAACGTAGCTATGGATGCTGCCAGAACAGCACTTCGTCTTGGCGCAGAAGTACATATCGTATATCGTCGTAGTGAAGCAGAGCTTCCTGCACGAGTAGAAGAAGTACATCACGCAAAAGAAGAAGGCGTACAGTTCGATCTTCTTACCAATCCAAAAGAAATCCTCGTCGATGAAAATGGATGGGTAAAAGGTATGAAAGTAATCAAGATGGAACTCGGTGAGCCGGATGCTTCCGGAAGAAGACGTCCGATCGAGATCCCTGGATCTGAATATGAGATTGAATTAGACACTGTTATCATGTCTCTTGGAACATCTCCAAACCCATTGATCTCTTCTACAACAAAGGGACTTGAGACAAACAAGAGAAAATGTATCGTAGCAGAGGAAGAGAACGGACAGACTTCAAAAGCTGCCGTATTCGCAGGTGGAGATGCCGTAACAGGTGCTGCAACTGTAATTCTTGCTATGGGTGCAGGTAAAGCAGGAGCCAAAGGTATCCACGAATATCTGTCTAAAAAGAATGCTTAA
- a CDS encoding site-specific integrase, producing the protein MNKNQKQFIRPPYDSRFDQLNIINWNFPQNPTFQHGKYCIRFTLILGDGSTLNRQKGGFASAKEAMKYRDNLIVKLTKNQYMPYRFTLKEFYNFWLYYYIIDGCKYAYNTFKYYATPVKRFCEYFRPDTYMDSITTTDLKNFINKCETFSAYKAMMQMIQNSFQYAKNQQIIISNPAPLAIEICKKEKKITKPPTKKNAFTLNELMNLLLTARKMDYTFYLFLLLSASTGARVSETRAICFSKIDFQKKQLLIDCQLGRGYDNEGFDDNTLLSQKRTLKTRNSKRYVPLPDFIMDELYLARARYEETLKNDPEFDENLDFVLFRDHGKAIARPYYYFKKLMKKCNIDCTKHVWHDLRHTYATLLDQNNMNMKVVSEILGHYSEEFTNEVYVIHKPEVIIYDTSEVMNSFIESLKLDSTEITIPVYDISFIQEYLF; encoded by the coding sequence ATGAATAAGAATCAAAAACAATTTATTCGTCCACCTTATGATTCACGATTTGACCAGTTAAATATTATTAACTGGAATTTTCCGCAAAACCCGACTTTTCAACATGGAAAATACTGTATCCGTTTTACTCTGATTTTGGGTGATGGTTCTACATTGAACCGTCAAAAGGGTGGGTTTGCTTCTGCGAAGGAAGCTATGAAATATCGTGACAATCTAATTGTAAAACTTACCAAAAATCAATATATGCCATACCGATTTACTTTAAAGGAATTTTACAATTTCTGGTTATATTACTACATTATAGATGGATGTAAATATGCTTATAATACGTTTAAATACTATGCAACACCGGTTAAAAGGTTTTGTGAATATTTTAGACCAGACACCTATATGGATTCTATAACCACAACAGATTTAAAAAATTTCATCAACAAGTGCGAAACTTTTAGCGCATACAAAGCTATGATGCAAATGATTCAAAATTCTTTTCAATATGCAAAGAATCAGCAGATTATTATATCAAATCCGGCACCACTGGCAATAGAAATTTGCAAAAAAGAAAAGAAGATTACTAAACCACCTACTAAGAAAAACGCATTTACGCTGAACGAACTTATGAATTTATTATTGACCGCAAGAAAAATGGATTATACATTCTATTTATTTTTACTGCTGTCTGCTTCAACAGGAGCACGTGTAAGTGAAACAAGAGCGATCTGTTTTTCAAAAATCGACTTTCAAAAAAAACAACTCTTAATCGACTGTCAGTTGGGAAGAGGATATGATAATGAGGGGTTCGATGACAATACGTTACTTTCTCAAAAGAGGACATTAAAAACTCGTAACAGTAAAAGATACGTCCCGCTTCCTGATTTTATTATGGATGAGCTGTATCTGGCAAGAGCACGATATGAAGAAACACTGAAAAATGATCCGGAATTTGATGAAAACTTAGATTTTGTTTTGTTTAGGGATCACGGGAAGGCAATCGCAAGACCGTATTATTACTTTAAGAAACTAATGAAGAAATGTAATATTGATTGTACAAAACATGTATGGCACGATTTACGGCACACTTATGCAACACTGTTAGATCAAAACAATATGAATATGAAAGTAGTATCGGAGATATTAGGTCATTATTCAGAAGAATTTACAAATGAAGTTTATGTCATTCATAAACCAGAGGTCATCATCTATGATACAAGTGAAGTAATGAACTCATTTATTGAGTCATTAAAACTGGACTCAACAGAAATAACCATACCTGTATATGATATTTCGTTCATTCAGGAATATTTATTTTAA
- a CDS encoding iron-containing alcohol dehydrogenase gives MARFTLPRDVYHGKGCLSELKNLKGKKAVLVVGGGSMKRQGFLDKAVNYLKEGGMEVKLIEGVEPDPSVETVMKGAKVMQEFEPDWIVAMGGGSPIDAAKAMWVFYEYPDETFENIITPFSFPELRQKAKFAAIPSTSGTATEVTAFSVITDYNTGIKYPLADFNITPDVAIVDPELVEGLPQKQVAYTGMDALTHAIEAYVSTLNCPFTDPLALQAIEMVLDYLPASYNLNMEAREQMHYAQCLAGMAFSNALLGIVHSMAHKTGAAFSTGHIPHGCANAIYLPYVIKYNAKDKVAASRYAEIARRMGLPGTSEKALINSLCAKIDEFNAKMNIPKTLKEFGINEEEFKEKLDKIAELAVGDACTGSNPRAIDPATMAKLFTCTYYGTEVDF, from the coding sequence ATGGCAAGATTTACATTACCAAGAGATGTTTATCACGGAAAAGGATGTTTATCCGAATTAAAGAATCTGAAAGGTAAAAAAGCTGTCCTCGTAGTTGGCGGCGGATCTATGAAGCGTCAGGGATTCCTGGACAAAGCAGTGAACTACCTGAAAGAAGGCGGAATGGAAGTTAAACTGATCGAAGGTGTTGAACCGGATCCGTCTGTAGAGACTGTTATGAAGGGCGCAAAAGTAATGCAGGAATTCGAGCCTGACTGGATCGTAGCAATGGGCGGTGGATCTCCAATCGATGCGGCTAAAGCTATGTGGGTATTCTATGAGTATCCGGATGAGACATTTGAGAATATCATCACGCCATTCAGTTTCCCTGAACTTCGTCAGAAAGCAAAATTTGCAGCCATTCCATCTACATCAGGAACTGCAACAGAAGTAACAGCATTCTCCGTAATCACAGATTACAATACAGGAATCAAATATCCTCTGGCAGACTTTAACATCACACCGGACGTTGCAATCGTTGATCCTGAACTGGTAGAAGGACTTCCTCAGAAACAGGTTGCTTACACAGGAATGGATGCACTGACACATGCGATCGAAGCTTATGTATCAACACTCAACTGTCCATTTACAGATCCACTTGCACTGCAGGCAATCGAGATGGTTCTGGATTATCTGCCGGCATCTTATAACCTGAATATGGAAGCAAGAGAGCAGATGCATTATGCACAGTGCCTGGCTGGTATGGCATTCTCGAATGCATTACTTGGAATCGTACATTCTATGGCTCATAAGACAGGAGCAGCATTCTCAACCGGACATATTCCTCACGGATGTGCTAATGCGATCTATCTGCCATATGTAATCAAATACAATGCAAAAGATAAAGTGGCTGCATCACGTTATGCAGAGATTGCACGCAGAATGGGACTTCCTGGAACATCAGAAAAAGCTCTGATCAACAGCTTGTGTGCAAAGATTGATGAGTTCAATGCAAAGATGAATATTCCTAAGACTCTGAAAGAATTCGGAATCAACGAAGAGGAATTCAAAGAAAAACTGGATAAGATTGCAGAACTTGCAGTTGGTGATGCCTGTACAGGATCTAATCCAAGAGCAATTGATCCTGCAACAATGGCTAAATTATTTACATGTACATATTATGGAACAGAAGTTGATTTTTAA
- a CDS encoding HelD family protein — protein sequence MTELDLTDGKIFLNKVTEKIRTRLAEVDASIEAGQKDIQSMNEYYWENYTEMDEYGYENYDNQQALLHQVNDNQEKLKMQHRLRKMLEAPFFGRVDFIYDGEDEPEIFYIGIGNFAERTGMLPLIYDWRAPVSGLFYDYDKGPGSYEAPAGLIEGEIAAKWQYKVKNGKMVYAFESDTKIDDDILKQELGTNSDVQLKNIVRTIQKEQNAIIRNTHDRILAIQGAAGSGKTSVALHRIAYLLYHDREHLKSSNVLILSPNSVFSDYISHILPELGEENIQEMSFDLFAYRELKGIVPDCEDRYDQLERTMKLQDPYLTERFEEKQLEGFVGMMEGFLARLEDELMDFRAIEYKGIQKTKEELINLFYFKFQNAPLLSRVDAIRDYCVDEYETLLGRDLSEEELLIVQEKFDKMYVTKDIYKIYGWLLEECGYPSLPDVEYEKRKLEYEDVFPVLYLKYRLTGKAVHNHIKHLVIDEMQDYSYLQYVILNQIFKCRMTILGDKAQTLDEQMRDVLQFLPGVFDQKIRKIVMNKSYRNTMEIARYAEKLTGVKDVELLKRHGKEVVEEQFQTEDAVLDEILSKAKLGEDEYETAAIITMTEAEASTLYQILKARGEEVHYIDRNSSVFKKGLTVTTFYLAKGLEFDQVFGVFQDSGNPMLNQAKYICATRALHELYMYQITE from the coding sequence ATGACAGAATTAGATTTAACAGACGGAAAGATATTTTTAAATAAAGTAACAGAGAAGATCCGCACACGCCTGGCCGAAGTAGATGCATCCATCGAAGCCGGACAGAAAGACATCCAGAGTATGAATGAATACTACTGGGAGAATTACACCGAGATGGATGAATACGGTTATGAAAATTATGACAACCAGCAAGCTCTTTTACACCAGGTCAATGACAATCAGGAAAAACTGAAGATGCAGCACCGGCTTCGTAAAATGCTGGAAGCTCCGTTTTTCGGACGTGTGGATTTTATCTATGATGGCGAAGACGAACCGGAGATATTCTATATCGGCATCGGTAACTTTGCGGAACGTACGGGTATGCTGCCTTTGATCTATGACTGGAGAGCACCGGTCAGCGGGCTTTTTTACGATTATGACAAAGGCCCTGGATCTTATGAGGCACCAGCCGGGCTGATCGAAGGTGAAATTGCTGCCAAATGGCAGTACAAAGTGAAAAATGGAAAGATGGTCTATGCATTCGAAAGCGATACCAAGATCGATGATGATATTTTAAAGCAGGAGCTGGGAACCAACAGTGATGTACAGCTCAAAAACATCGTCCGTACGATCCAGAAAGAACAGAATGCGATCATCCGTAATACACATGACCGTATCCTTGCGATCCAGGGTGCTGCCGGAAGCGGTAAGACTTCCGTTGCTTTACACCGGATTGCCTATCTGTTGTATCATGACAGAGAGCATTTGAAATCCTCTAATGTACTGATCCTTTCTCCAAACAGTGTATTTTCAGATTACATTTCCCATATTCTTCCGGAACTGGGCGAGGAAAATATTCAGGAGATGAGTTTTGACCTGTTCGCATACCGGGAATTGAAAGGTATCGTTCCGGACTGTGAAGACCGCTATGACCAGCTGGAAAGAACCATGAAGCTTCAGGACCCGTATCTGACAGAACGCTTTGAAGAGAAGCAGTTGGAAGGCTTTGTCGGAATGATGGAAGGATTCCTTGCAAGACTGGAAGATGAACTGATGGATTTCCGTGCAATCGAATATAAAGGAATTCAGAAGACAAAAGAAGAACTGATCAATCTCTTTTATTTCAAATTCCAGAATGCACCTCTGCTCAGCCGGGTGGATGCAATCAGAGATTATTGTGTTGATGAATACGAGACATTACTTGGACGTGATCTTTCGGAAGAAGAGCTCCTGATCGTACAGGAGAAATTCGATAAGATGTATGTAACAAAGGACATCTACAAGATATACGGCTGGCTTCTGGAAGAATGCGGATACCCGTCACTTCCGGATGTCGAATATGAAAAGCGCAAACTGGAATACGAAGATGTATTTCCTGTATTGTATCTGAAGTACCGCCTGACCGGAAAAGCTGTGCATAATCACATCAAGCATCTGGTTATTGACGAAATGCAGGACTATTCTTATCTGCAGTATGTGATCCTGAATCAGATCTTCAAATGCCGGATGACCATTCTCGGTGATAAAGCACAAACTTTAGATGAACAGATGCGTGATGTATTGCAGTTCCTTCCGGGCGTATTTGATCAGAAGATCCGCAAGATCGTGATGAATAAAAGTTACCGGAATACAATGGAGATTGCCAGATATGCCGAAAAACTGACTGGTGTCAAAGACGTAGAACTCTTAAAACGTCATGGAAAAGAAGTGGTAGAAGAACAATTCCAGACAGAAGATGCAGTTCTGGATGAAATCCTTTCAAAAGCCAAACTTGGAGAAGACGAGTATGAGACTGCTGCCATTATTACCATGACGGAAGCAGAGGCATCCACCTTATACCAGATATTAAAAGCCCGCGGCGAAGAAGTGCATTATATCGACCGCAACAGTTCCGTATTCAAAAAAGGACTTACCGTCACGACCTTTTATCTTGCAAAAGGTCTGGAATTCGACCAGGTATTCGGTGTGTTCCAGGATTCCGGAAACCCGATGTTGAATCAGGCAAAATATATCTGCGCAACAAGAGCATTACATGAATTATATATGTATCAGATAACAGAATAG
- a CDS encoding sulfide/dihydroorotate dehydrogenase-like FAD/NAD-binding protein, producing MYKILKAEQLTANIFLMDVEAPRVARHCEPGQFVIVKMDEKGERIPLTICDYDREAGTITIVFQPVGASTTKMKELKAGDYFRDFTGPLGNASELVEEDIEELKKKKILFVGGGVGAAPVYPQVKWLHEHGVDADVIIGSKTKDMLILEKEMEAVSGNYYPCTDDGSYGHAGMVTTMVEELVEKGNKYDVCIAIGPMIMMKFVCLLTKKLGIPTVVSMNPIMVDGTGMCGACRLHVGDEIKFACVDGPEFDGHLVNFDEAMKRQQMYKTQEGRAMLKLQEGDTHHGGCGQCGGDE from the coding sequence ATGTACAAGATTTTAAAAGCAGAACAATTAACTGCTAACATCTTTCTGATGGATGTAGAAGCTCCTCGTGTAGCAAGACATTGTGAACCGGGACAGTTTGTCATTGTAAAGATGGATGAAAAAGGGGAAAGAATCCCACTTACAATCTGTGACTATGACAGAGAAGCCGGAACGATCACAATCGTATTCCAGCCGGTCGGAGCATCCACAACAAAAATGAAAGAATTAAAAGCAGGAGATTATTTCCGCGATTTCACAGGTCCGTTAGGAAATGCTTCAGAACTCGTAGAAGAAGATATCGAAGAACTGAAGAAGAAAAAGATCCTGTTCGTAGGAGGCGGTGTCGGAGCAGCACCTGTCTATCCACAGGTAAAATGGCTGCATGAGCACGGCGTAGATGCGGATGTTATCATCGGTTCCAAGACAAAGGATATGCTGATCCTTGAAAAAGAGATGGAAGCAGTATCTGGTAATTATTATCCATGTACGGATGACGGTTCTTACGGTCATGCCGGAATGGTTACGACAATGGTAGAAGAACTGGTAGAAAAAGGTAATAAATACGACGTATGTATCGCGATCGGTCCAATGATCATGATGAAATTCGTATGTCTTCTTACAAAGAAACTGGGAATCCCTACTGTTGTAAGTATGAACCCGATCATGGTAGATGGAACCGGTATGTGCGGAGCCTGTCGTCTGCATGTAGGCGATGAGATCAAGTTCGCATGTGTAGATGGTCCGGAATTTGACGGACACCTTGTCAACTTCGATGAGGCTATGAAGAGACAGCAGATGTACAAGACTCAGGAGGGTCGTGCAATGCTGAAATTACAGGAAGGCGACACACATCATGGCGGATGTGGTCAGTGCGGAGGTGACGAGTAA
- a CDS encoding YitT family protein: MKQVNLKNLCMILLGNTVYALAIVMFILPNDMITGGTTGLGIAIHHYFGLPIHTFVLIFNTLMFLLGAAVLGMKFALTTLVSTFYYPVILGVLEQIPALQNVTDDKMLSTICGGLMIGMGIGIVIRCGASTGGMDIPPLVLNKKFGLPVSVMLYVFDFIILISQMLFTNKEEIVYGILLVLIYTVILDKVLLMGSTRTKVEIMTEKYEELNRLIQERLDRGTTLVYTQTGYLRNDQPMILTVVSNRELMRLNQLVQEIDPHAFMIIGNVNEVRGRGFSQQKVYKKETIEK; the protein is encoded by the coding sequence ATGAAGCAAGTGAATTTAAAAAATCTGTGTATGATCTTGTTGGGGAATACAGTTTATGCACTGGCGATCGTCATGTTTATTCTGCCAAATGATATGATCACGGGCGGAACGACAGGACTGGGTATTGCAATCCACCATTATTTCGGGCTTCCAATCCATACATTTGTATTAATCTTCAATACATTGATGTTCTTACTTGGAGCGGCTGTCCTTGGAATGAAATTTGCACTTACAACACTGGTCAGTACATTCTATTACCCGGTTATTCTGGGTGTGCTCGAACAGATACCGGCACTTCAGAATGTAACAGACGATAAGATGTTATCAACAATCTGCGGCGGTCTGATGATCGGAATGGGAATCGGAATTGTAATACGCTGCGGCGCATCGACCGGGGGAATGGATATTCCGCCGTTGGTTCTCAACAAAAAGTTCGGACTTCCGGTATCTGTGATGCTGTATGTATTTGATTTTATAATCCTGATCTCACAGATGCTTTTCACCAACAAAGAAGAGATTGTATACGGTATCTTACTGGTACTGATCTATACCGTCATTCTGGACAAGGTACTGCTGATGGGATCTACCAGAACAAAAGTAGAGATCATGACTGAAAAATACGAAGAACTGAACCGTCTGATCCAGGAACGTCTTGACCGCGGAACGACACTGGTCTATACACAGACCGGATATCTGAGAAACGATCAGCCGATGATCCTTACCGTAGTTTCCAATCGTGAACTTATGCGCCTGAACCAGCTGGTACAGGAGATCGACCCACATGCATTTATGATCATTGGAAATGTAAATGAAGTGCGAGGAAGAGGATTTTCACAGCAGAAAGTTTATAAGAAAGAAACTATCGAAAAATAA
- a CDS encoding endonuclease/exonuclease/phosphatase family protein, with protein sequence MKKFGKILGGIILGIVLILLVAVAILTALEYRPDQIETLNTTSGKQSISTGDSMTILTYNTGYAGLSKDEDFFMDGGSKVMPETKDLVKHNMKGIAGILNDADADVCFLQEVDIDSKRSYHINEKAYYEKALGVDGIFACNFKCVYVPYPLPTIGKVESGLVTYSDCKVSEASRIALPESFKWPVKTCNLKRCMLETRIPIKGSDKELVLINFHLEAYDSGEGKIAQRKVLVKKLKEEYEKGNYVIAGGDFNQTFDGMDTYPIHDKDSWVPGKVGKEDIPEGFSYAVSDNVPTCRLLNGPYSGNYDDSQVYVLDGFIVSDNLKIDQVENIDTQFEYTDHQPVKLNVTLK encoded by the coding sequence ATGAAAAAATTTGGGAAGATCTTAGGTGGAATCATACTTGGAATTGTATTGATTCTCCTGGTGGCTGTTGCCATTCTGACAGCGCTGGAATACCGTCCGGATCAGATAGAGACTTTGAACACAACCAGTGGAAAACAGTCCATATCTACAGGAGATTCGATGACGATCCTGACCTATAATACCGGATATGCCGGACTTAGCAAAGACGAAGATTTCTTTATGGACGGCGGAAGTAAAGTCATGCCGGAGACGAAAGATCTGGTAAAACACAATATGAAAGGAATTGCCGGCATTCTGAATGATGCAGATGCCGATGTCTGTTTTCTTCAGGAAGTAGACATTGATTCCAAACGATCTTATCACATCAACGAAAAAGCTTACTACGAAAAAGCACTGGGTGTAGATGGAATCTTTGCATGTAATTTCAAATGCGTATATGTCCCATACCCGCTTCCGACGATCGGTAAAGTTGAAAGCGGCCTGGTAACATATTCTGATTGCAAAGTATCGGAGGCTTCCAGAATCGCACTTCCGGAATCTTTCAAATGGCCGGTAAAAACCTGCAATCTTAAGCGCTGTATGCTGGAAACAAGAATTCCGATAAAAGGCAGTGACAAAGAGCTGGTTCTGATCAATTTTCATCTGGAAGCTTATGACAGCGGAGAAGGTAAGATCGCGCAGCGGAAAGTTCTGGTGAAGAAGTTAAAAGAAGAGTATGAAAAAGGAAATTATGTGATTGCCGGCGGGGACTTTAACCAGACATTTGATGGAATGGACACCTATCCGATCCACGATAAAGACAGCTGGGTTCCGGGAAAGGTCGGAAAAGAAGATATCCCGGAAGGATTTTCTTATGCAGTATCAGATAATGTACCGACCTGCCGCCTGTTAAACGGACCATACAGCGGTAACTATGATGATTCACAGGTATATGTACTGGATGGCTTCATCGTTTCGGATAATCTGAAGATCGATCAAGTGGAAAATATCGACACACAGTTCGAATATACCGATCATCAGCCGGTAAAATTAAATGTAACATTAAAATAA